The sequence aagtttttttttctttcatgatctgttatttcccctattaactattattatggatcaaattaaagtcagggagaGTCTGTCAGTCctcaagaaacacatttaaacacatttgtattttacatcatttatcgtcgcttccattcagtcacatgtgaggctgcaAATCCCTGAgtgtcgggtttgatatgagttataTGAGAtataatttcaatttcaatcaGCACAGacttttttgtcattaattGTGACTGTAGATCTTGAAATACTCTGTAATATGTAGAAGTGTTTGGCCACTGGAGGGTGTTCTGACCATTTGAactctgtaaaaatgaaacatcttGCTATAAATCCTTTTTCAGCACCAGCAGTGGCTGACAACAATCCCCACACAGTTATATATATTCTGTAgttatatattgtttatatattcaaTGTTAGTAAGTCCAAATAACATAATTTAAGTTAAATAAATCAGAGTTCATATGGAAGTATTCTtgtgtacatttattttcacaaggGACAAAGGAGTGATACACTTAGGATGATATTTATGTAAGATGTTTCTTAAACACGTGGAACAGAGCTCCTACAATAACTGCCATTACAAATCCAGCGCCTGCAATCTTCAGCCTCTCTGCCTGAagataacacacagacacagaaaacatgaatttaGTTGCAAGAAATGTAATatattgaaattgaaatttccATTAACATAATACATAACTCTGGAACTCacttttattgtaaattgaTATATTAAAGGCAAATAATTATGacaatgtgtattttaatttcctggtttctttataATTAGGCATTTTAAATCCATATAAACCATCCGGAGGCAAATTCCAAATTGTGGATCCACCTACATACCTGACGAGATTCAGGTTTGCCATAACGGCACAAGGTGGCGATGTGCTCACAGTTCCTGTCGGTGACACTGTACTCCACAGCCTCACCCACCCACAAAACGGCATCTTTCACAATTTTCTGCTTTGGCCTGGGTTTCCACTTGTGGTCGTGTAGGTTATTTATTTTCCAATCCTTTCCGTTGATCACAtctttgagtttgtttttcttgactTGGCCCCTCACAGAACCTCCTGACACAGTTGATGAAGCCGCTGAACTGCTTATGTCTAAGTATGAGGGCGTGACAAAGAGGCACACAAGTTATACAAGGTAAATGCGTTGAAGGttgtaacattttttataaTGAGTTTTGTATGTATGCTGCTGAGTTTATCATTTAAGTTTATGAAAGTTGAATAAaatgttagttagttagttagttagttcaACCAGGTAAATAATCAAAGCCTGCACTCATGTGTACAGAACAATGCATCTTGGCTGCTATATGATGGTCTTTACTGGGACTGATCAGTGTTTGGGAGTAGCAGTACTGGCGCTGCAATGTAAGAAATTACTCACCGGGGGTAACCAAGTGAACAACATCCCCATCACCAATGTACACAGCCCAGTGCTTATAGACACCACAGGAGAACTCTATCAAGTCACCTGGTTCTGGCTCATTAGCATCCTTGGATTTGAACATCAAGAAATTAGTACATTTAGATACAAATTAGATCAGATTTGACATCACTGGACTCTAGCAGAGGCACATTTAACCCTATCTGTgttcaaacaacaaaactttaAGAGGAAGTAAATTAATCTGTAGCTTTCAAGCATGTTTGCGCTGAGTGTCTAATTTGTATATTAGGCCCCATTTGAGCAATTGGTCAGTTGTTTTGAGGATTTACTGTAGTCAATGCATGATGTTATGAGAGCTGTACCAGGAATTGTGTTGTATGCTCAGACAagtagggtctgatcttcctgatgttgtacagggcaaaGTGACACAATCAAGCAATTGAGGCCACATGAACCTTAACGGTTAGTGggtcatcaatcatgacacccaaggGAGTTAGATAGATTCGAGTTGGATGCTGATGTCTTGTTGTATAAAGAga comes from Thunnus maccoyii chromosome 8, fThuMac1.1, whole genome shotgun sequence and encodes:
- the LOC121901476 gene encoding phospholipase A and acyltransferase 4-like, whose product is MSEHRNTGTDHSPPFPACFPHTAAVKMDANEPEPGDLIEFSCGVYKHWAVYIGDGDVVHLVTPDISSSAASSTVSGGSVRGQVKKNKLKDVINGKDWKINNLHDHKWKPRPKQKIVKDAVLWVGEAVEYSVTDRNCEHIATLCRYGKPESRQAERLKIAGAGFVMAVIVGALFHVFKKHLT